The following proteins are co-located in the Pedobacter sp. FW305-3-2-15-E-R2A2 genome:
- a CDS encoding sigma 54-interacting transcriptional regulator — MDIRILIVEDEFIVANDLKLMLESAGYEVSGIAGSVEQAKEMMAKQKPQLVLLDIHLRGEETGIDLARHLSDEHIAFVYLSANSNQKILEAAKATQPYGFLVKPFREKDILVTLEIAWYLHEQNMLLKRNNEIALQNTLTDIVSQPTEWDEKFLKIAKTIQPSIPFDFVAIGMKNMEKENYHGLCFLRLNFDEYQIIGLKELMVMTGIPAKELPKYQDSAPEDSISAFYNAEDFVEICNINPAKKIVSKTFHLYANLVMYIPVSGKAGFTFSFYSRKADIYTKRHLALVKRLAGPLSKTIEGILSAGKNARVPELNLRPAEKIAAKKSVIKNVDGIIGNSHLLLTALDLITIVAPLETSVLILGESGTGKEKFSRSIHQQSARSKKQMVVVNCAALPVHLIESELFGHEKGAFTGAVDRRIGKFEQAAGGTIFLDEMGELPLESQAKLLRVLQEKEIERLGGRETIKVDVRIIVATNCNLEKEVAAGRFRLDLYYRLNVFPILLPPLRDRKEDIPLLVRFFLDKYVSLSGREDITVSNRAMEDLQRYNWPGNVRELEHLIERNVLLARGKCIERISLPNHQHELLANDQQPGHVKSIDDNERDHILAILSKCEGRISGKGGAAELLDVPSTTLNSKMKRLGITRRHFS, encoded by the coding sequence ATGGATATCAGGATACTTATTGTTGAAGATGAGTTCATTGTTGCCAATGACCTCAAATTAATGTTGGAATCTGCAGGATATGAGGTATCGGGAATTGCAGGGTCAGTTGAACAGGCTAAGGAAATGATGGCTAAACAAAAGCCCCAACTTGTGCTTCTGGACATTCACCTGCGTGGAGAAGAAACAGGAATAGATTTGGCAAGGCACCTGTCTGATGAGCACATCGCCTTTGTATACCTTTCCGCAAATTCGAACCAAAAGATATTGGAAGCGGCAAAAGCCACTCAGCCCTATGGCTTTTTGGTGAAACCATTTCGTGAAAAGGATATTCTGGTTACACTGGAAATTGCCTGGTACTTGCATGAGCAAAATATGCTGCTGAAACGGAACAATGAGATCGCCCTTCAGAACACGCTGACTGATATTGTATCCCAACCAACTGAATGGGATGAGAAATTCCTGAAAATTGCAAAAACCATACAGCCCAGTATCCCATTTGATTTTGTGGCCATTGGGATGAAGAATATGGAGAAGGAAAATTATCATGGCTTGTGTTTTTTGAGGTTAAACTTTGATGAATATCAGATTATCGGTTTAAAAGAGCTGATGGTGATGACGGGGATACCGGCTAAAGAACTTCCAAAATACCAGGATTCCGCTCCGGAAGACTCCATTTCTGCATTTTACAATGCGGAAGACTTTGTGGAGATCTGTAACATTAACCCCGCAAAAAAGATAGTTTCCAAAACTTTCCATCTTTATGCTAATCTCGTGATGTATATCCCGGTTAGTGGTAAGGCTGGGTTCACTTTTTCATTCTACAGCAGGAAAGCCGACATTTACACGAAAAGGCACCTTGCTCTTGTAAAGCGACTGGCAGGGCCATTGTCAAAAACAATTGAAGGCATTCTTTCGGCCGGTAAAAATGCCCGTGTTCCCGAGTTGAACTTAAGACCTGCAGAAAAGATAGCAGCTAAGAAATCGGTAATTAAAAATGTTGATGGCATCATCGGAAATAGTCACCTTCTGCTCACTGCACTTGACCTGATTACGATTGTAGCACCATTGGAAACCTCTGTCCTCATCTTAGGCGAAAGCGGTACGGGAAAGGAAAAGTTTTCACGATCAATACACCAGCAATCTGCCCGGAGTAAAAAACAAATGGTGGTGGTCAATTGTGCCGCATTGCCAGTACATTTGATTGAATCGGAGTTGTTTGGTCATGAAAAGGGCGCATTTACAGGAGCTGTAGACAGAAGGATCGGGAAGTTTGAACAGGCAGCAGGTGGAACGATATTTCTTGATGAGATGGGGGAGCTTCCCCTGGAATCTCAGGCCAAGCTTTTAAGGGTGCTTCAGGAAAAAGAAATTGAACGCTTAGGTGGCAGAGAAACGATAAAAGTTGATGTAAGAATAATCGTTGCGACGAACTGTAATCTGGAAAAGGAAGTGGCGGCAGGCCGGTTCAGATTGGATCTTTATTATCGGTTAAATGTGTTTCCCATACTTTTACCCCCGCTGCGTGATCGAAAAGAAGACATTCCCCTGCTGGTCAGATTTTTCCTGGATAAGTATGTCAGCTTGTCGGGCAGAGAAGATATCACGGTTTCGAACCGGGCTATGGAGGACCTGCAACGTTATAACTGGCCCGGTAATGTGAGAGAGCTGGAACATCTGATAGAGCGGAACGTTTTGCTTGCGCGGGGAAAGTGTATTGAAAGGATCAGCTTGCCCAACCATCAGCATGAACTGCTGGCAAATGACCAGCAGCCGGGGCATGTCAAATCGATAGATGACAATGAAAGGGATCACATTTTGGCTATTCTAAGCAAATGCGAAGGCAGGATTTCGGGTAAAGGTGGTGCAGCAGAGCTTTTAGATGTTCCTTCAACCACCTTAAATTCAAAAATGAAAAGACTGGGGATAACGAGAAGACATTTTTCCTGA
- a CDS encoding alginate export family protein, whose amino-acid sequence MKKIFLISLLLVVQGAYVQAQGFKAMRFDEDYSTLVQDTTKDWYQKLKFMPISKSGNTYLSIGGEFRNQYFKYEHPDWGEAPKDADGFVLGRYLIHSDLHVGKSFRLFGQIQSSSSSGEAEEPSPVNQNPLEIHQLFADGVLPLGNQASLLFRIGRQELSFGSQRIVSVREAPNNRQAFDGIKLQFRDHNMKLDALYTHYVQAKSGIFDDRISSNIKLWGLYSTINEVPLLKQIDLYYLGYERRRAVFDDISGKERRNSIGLRTWKSGSTLEYDIEALYQFGKISGDEIRSWTLSANLGYHFKNVLWKPKVGVKSEFIAGDKSYDDGRLNTFNPLFPKGGYFGMAALIGPANLFDVHPYVEFSLTKNLLLSTDYDFFWRMEKSDGIYAVNGKLIYSGKNTKERFIGGQLGTALEYNPVKYLYFRAEFSWFDTGKFLKEAGPGRDIQMYGLTATIKF is encoded by the coding sequence ATGAAAAAGATTTTTTTGATCTCATTGTTACTCGTTGTCCAAGGTGCTTATGTACAAGCTCAGGGGTTTAAGGCCATGAGGTTTGACGAGGATTATAGTACACTTGTTCAGGATACCACTAAAGACTGGTATCAAAAGCTCAAGTTCATGCCCATCTCAAAAAGTGGAAACACTTATTTAAGTATCGGAGGGGAATTTAGGAATCAGTATTTTAAATACGAGCATCCCGATTGGGGAGAAGCCCCAAAGGATGCGGATGGTTTTGTACTTGGAAGGTACCTCATCCATTCTGATTTGCATGTAGGGAAAAGCTTCAGGCTTTTTGGCCAGATTCAAAGTAGCAGCAGCAGCGGAGAGGCGGAGGAGCCTTCGCCTGTTAATCAAAATCCGCTGGAAATACACCAGCTTTTTGCTGATGGCGTTTTGCCGCTAGGCAATCAGGCATCATTGCTTTTCAGGATAGGAAGACAGGAACTTTCTTTCGGTTCTCAAAGGATTGTTTCGGTTAGGGAGGCTCCAAATAACAGGCAGGCCTTTGATGGGATAAAGTTGCAGTTCAGAGATCACAATATGAAGCTTGATGCCTTATATACACATTATGTACAGGCAAAAAGCGGAATATTTGATGATCGCATCTCGTCAAACATAAAGCTTTGGGGCCTTTATAGTACGATAAATGAAGTGCCTCTTTTAAAACAGATAGACTTATATTATTTGGGATACGAACGCAGGCGCGCTGTATTTGATGATATCAGCGGAAAGGAAAGGCGGAATTCTATTGGTTTAAGGACCTGGAAATCCGGCTCAACGCTGGAATATGATATTGAAGCACTTTATCAGTTTGGAAAAATATCCGGGGATGAGATCAGGTCATGGACACTTTCTGCAAATTTGGGTTATCACTTTAAAAATGTATTGTGGAAGCCTAAAGTTGGTGTGAAAAGTGAATTTATAGCTGGAGATAAATCTTATGATGATGGAAGGCTGAATACTTTTAATCCTTTATTTCCAAAGGGTGGTTACTTTGGCATGGCGGCTTTGATAGGTCCTGCAAATCTCTTTGATGTCCATCCTTATGTGGAGTTTTCTCTGACAAAGAACCTCTTGCTCAGCACAGACTATGATTTCTTTTGGAGAATGGAAAAGTCTGATGGCATTTATGCGGTAAATGGAAAACTAATTTATTCCGGAAAAAATACGAAGGAGCGTTTTATAGGTGGTCAACTCGGTACAGCTCTGGAATATAATCCAGTTAAATATCTTTATTTTAGAGCGGAATTTAGTTGGTTTGACACTGGAAAGTTCTTAAAGGAAGCAGGTCCGGGAAGGGATATCCAGATGTATGGCCTTACCGCGACCATTAAATTTTAG
- a CDS encoding glycosyltransferase family A protein: MNRLHHLKETLPFNLINNSTYENVEFVVLNYNSKDEIDQWMEKEMTAEIKSHKVRYIKTLEPLHFKMSHAKNMVTKFASGDIVCNIDADNFTGWGFASYLNDQFNKNNNIYMKGLEGDAEGRACLWKSDFLKLRGYDEKILDWGYEDTDFYYRMRDQIKRSEVNITDSKYLNTIKHNELERMKNGLYNSEIEFGLVMETNGVIKAYILKKGNQFEYLTIILDLKHRTSFDGGMINKNETRYGEWSLKEGSIEFRDNETKNITVLPTYDGGQTYSAPEGIYQKAPKTQVCFYYSAFKGRLVFQENINFKNEVNVNGFGEGLIFEPLL, from the coding sequence ATGAATCGACTCCATCATCTAAAGGAGACTTTGCCTTTTAATTTAATTAATAATTCAACTTATGAAAATGTTGAGTTTGTCGTTTTAAATTATAATAGTAAAGATGAAATAGATCAATGGATGGAAAAAGAAATGACGGCAGAAATCAAAAGCCATAAAGTTAGATATATTAAGACTTTGGAACCTTTGCATTTTAAAATGTCCCATGCCAAAAATATGGTTACCAAATTTGCCAGTGGTGATATTGTATGTAATATAGACGCTGATAATTTTACTGGTTGGGGCTTTGCCAGCTATTTAAATGACCAGTTTAACAAGAATAACAATATATATATGAAAGGACTGGAAGGGGATGCTGAGGGAAGAGCCTGTTTGTGGAAATCAGATTTTTTAAAATTAAGGGGCTATGATGAAAAGATATTAGACTGGGGTTATGAAGACACCGATTTTTACTATAGAATGAGAGATCAGATTAAAAGATCGGAAGTGAACATAACAGATTCCAAATACTTAAACACTATAAAGCATAACGAACTCGAAAGAATGAAGAATGGGCTTTATAATAGTGAAATTGAATTTGGCCTGGTGATGGAAACAAATGGTGTTATAAAAGCCTACATACTAAAAAAGGGGAATCAATTTGAATATTTAACAATTATACTTGACCTTAAGCATAGGACGAGCTTTGATGGAGGTATGATTAATAAAAATGAAACCCGGTATGGAGAATGGTCCCTTAAGGAAGGATCGATCGAGTTCAGAGACAACGAGACTAAAAATATAACGGTCTTACCTACTTACGATGGAGGCCAAACTTATTCTGCCCCCGAAGGAATTTATCAAAAGGCGCCTAAAACTCAGGTTTGCTTCTACTACTCAGCTTTCAAAGGCCGATTGGTTTTTCAGGAAAATATTAATTTTAAAAATGAGGTGAATGTGAATGGCTTTGGTGAAGGCTTAATTTTTGAACCATTGCTGTAA
- a CDS encoding alpha-1,2-fucosyltransferase produces MSNYNFKWIRVSVFYNSASWHFLIDSCIKPFIISMKKEKYIDQFFLHFSKTQGDHIRLSIKAPEHSIPQFLKLWDTQIAAFLKANPSPGSSNSVLYDLYKPYPLQTELISETELEKVRCLISDAIIMTLSTKPINQENTLMFCLNLQLGIIRAAFRDHNKAASELMSMLTSLLSRFDPMQQAGIDHKTNALYHKNKEVLTEVVTEIYADGSKNQETDWLHSWVLNCANHINNRKPFQHLFIQLSTILHEHFDFIDLHELLINSYLIYKSLIESGQEHRNFDKKNMEDQLQNIHTGSISLKNADHPPAETTLTCIGLNQIGRFGNQLFQIASLSGLAKEYGYAMALPTWQYAPYFNIKLNALTALPGTTIQESEFHYTPEYYQQLKNIKGVINLHGYFQSSKYWKTQNISFTNSFLKQIRDKHYTFTKPTIGIHIRRGDYINNPDFYLLPENYYIFALLNHFPDLKNYQIVLFSDDIAYAKIHFECLENAYFSEGLSDVEDMALMSLCDHYIVSNSTFSWWAAYLGQKEHSKVIHPVQYFKGSKKDYNTKDFWEPDWIAFDYTTYKYDLSHVTFTIPVSFDHKHREENLYLSVDMLEKSFITNIIVGEQGGEMLSAIEKRCSYINFPLANFHRTKMLNELCNLSKSDCIVNWDCDVILSPLQIILAAELIKNDIADFVYPYDGRFTRLPRSFFSYVDKHRDIGIAGLLNLVNLDKIESFGGAVFYKKDAFIEAGKENEYFVSYGPEDWERIDRFKKLGFKIKRVKGQLFHMNHYIGPNSSHMNPHFKRNEEHHNKQKKMTGEELKAYVKTWPWLQ; encoded by the coding sequence ATGAGTAACTACAATTTTAAGTGGATACGTGTTTCCGTATTTTATAATAGCGCCTCATGGCATTTCCTAATTGACAGTTGCATCAAACCCTTTATCATCTCGATGAAGAAAGAAAAGTACATTGATCAGTTTTTTCTTCATTTTAGCAAAACACAGGGAGACCATATACGGCTTTCGATAAAAGCTCCGGAACATAGCATACCGCAGTTTCTTAAGCTATGGGATACGCAAATCGCTGCTTTCCTGAAGGCTAATCCTAGCCCTGGTTCTTCAAATTCTGTACTGTACGATCTTTACAAACCTTACCCGTTACAAACTGAATTAATATCAGAAACAGAATTGGAAAAAGTAAGGTGTCTGATTTCAGATGCCATTATCATGACCCTAAGCACAAAACCAATCAATCAGGAGAACACTTTGATGTTTTGCTTAAATCTGCAATTAGGCATAATCAGGGCTGCATTTCGCGATCACAATAAAGCAGCCTCCGAATTGATGAGTATGCTTACCTCCCTGTTAAGCAGATTCGATCCAATGCAACAGGCTGGTATTGATCATAAAACAAATGCTTTATATCATAAAAATAAGGAAGTATTAACAGAAGTAGTAACGGAGATCTATGCGGATGGAAGTAAGAACCAGGAAACAGACTGGCTTCATAGCTGGGTACTTAATTGCGCTAACCATATCAATAATCGCAAACCTTTTCAACATTTGTTTATCCAGTTAAGTACCATTTTACATGAGCATTTCGATTTCATTGATTTGCACGAGTTACTTATCAATTCCTATTTAATCTATAAGTCTTTAATTGAATCGGGACAAGAACACCGCAATTTCGATAAAAAGAACATGGAAGATCAACTACAAAACATACATACAGGATCCATTTCTTTAAAAAATGCGGACCATCCCCCTGCCGAAACCACCTTAACATGTATCGGCTTGAATCAAATAGGAAGGTTTGGAAACCAACTATTCCAGATTGCTTCTCTATCAGGTCTTGCAAAAGAATACGGTTATGCAATGGCCTTGCCAACCTGGCAATATGCGCCATATTTTAACATAAAATTAAACGCGCTAACTGCCCTCCCTGGCACAACCATTCAGGAATCAGAATTTCATTACACACCTGAATACTACCAACAGTTAAAAAACATTAAAGGTGTCATAAATTTACATGGCTACTTTCAAAGCAGTAAATATTGGAAAACACAGAACATCTCATTTACAAATAGTTTTCTGAAGCAAATTCGGGATAAGCATTATACTTTTACCAAGCCAACTATAGGAATACATATTCGTCGGGGAGATTACATTAACAATCCGGATTTCTATCTGTTACCTGAAAACTACTACATTTTTGCGCTGCTAAATCACTTTCCTGATCTAAAAAATTATCAGATCGTTTTGTTTAGCGATGATATTGCCTACGCCAAGATTCACTTTGAATGCCTGGAAAACGCGTATTTTAGTGAGGGCTTAAGTGATGTTGAAGATATGGCATTAATGAGTTTATGCGATCATTATATCGTTTCTAACAGCACCTTTTCCTGGTGGGCTGCCTACCTCGGACAAAAGGAACACTCAAAGGTTATTCATCCAGTGCAATATTTTAAGGGCAGTAAAAAAGACTATAATACCAAAGACTTTTGGGAGCCTGACTGGATAGCTTTTGATTATACCACCTATAAATATGACCTGTCGCACGTAACCTTTACGATACCTGTTTCTTTTGATCACAAGCACAGGGAGGAAAATCTTTACCTCTCTGTTGATATGCTTGAAAAAAGCTTTATTACCAATATAATCGTTGGTGAGCAAGGTGGGGAAATGTTATCTGCTATAGAAAAACGCTGTTCCTATATAAATTTCCCTTTGGCAAATTTCCACAGAACTAAAATGTTAAATGAGTTGTGCAACTTGTCAAAGTCAGATTGTATCGTAAATTGGGATTGTGATGTAATTTTAAGTCCCCTACAAATCATACTGGCTGCAGAATTGATAAAAAATGACATTGCCGACTTTGTTTACCCTTATGATGGTCGGTTTACCAGACTACCCCGCAGCTTTTTTTCCTATGTAGATAAGCACCGTGATATCGGGATTGCCGGACTTCTGAATTTAGTTAATCTCGATAAGATTGAAAGTTTTGGCGGTGCTGTGTTCTATAAAAAAGATGCTTTTATAGAAGCAGGAAAGGAGAATGAATACTTCGTCTCTTATGGTCCGGAAGATTGGGAACGTATAGATCGGTTTAAAAAACTAGGTTTTAAAATAAAACGCGTTAAAGGACAATTGTTTCATATGAACCACTATATCGGTCCTAATAGTTCTCATATGAATCCTCATTTTAAGCGAAATGAGGAACATCATAATAAGCAAAAGAAAATGACCGGAGAAGAACTAAAAGCTTATGTTAAAACATGGCCCTGGCTACAGTAG